One stretch of Tachysurus fulvidraco isolate hzauxx_2018 chromosome 12, HZAU_PFXX_2.0, whole genome shotgun sequence DNA includes these proteins:
- the LOC113659747 gene encoding zinc finger protein 513 produces the protein MPRRKQSNPQPVKLGPEDAVGIGNPEGLVLESDFLLEQDFGENDYKIIGFERDSDSVTADMGIPAYAFSDEDCSSYNRLSMESDFEDPRDTESEREDMGGDSAFAPYLSCRQCGQLLGDPLSGALDVAGLYCLQCGGEAKGAEKKHTQGKEAVSAQGSQQKGHTGKSGPNPYKIYSCKLCSFTSRYSNHLKRHMKTHNGEKPYQCQHCTYASAQLVNLQRHVRTHTGEKPYKCDYCTFACNSLGNLKRHRRMHTQEKPNKCSQCEYRASSSHTLKRHMMVHKTDASTAVVEESVGSDLSLHISADSDFLQSIGGLHADRHPPSLLEAEALGQESEPMAELLFPFTCRVCGLALEDEDGEAMHICSKCTLDMLDKSSPSSPEKGDKLFSCTSCPFITQYPNHLVRHMKTHSGEKPYKCPQCNYASAHFDNLKRHHRVHTGEKPYKCHLCDYACGNLANLKRHERIHSGAKPFQCSVCSYSCNQSMNLKRHMLRHTGEKPFKCPECAYTTGHWDNYKRHQKKHGHSPDGWMKMPLPEKEDEEEEGEM, from the exons ATGCCCAGAAGAAAACAATCAAATCCACAACCTGTTAAAT tgggtcctgaagATGCTGTTGGCATTGGGAATCCAGAGGGTTTGGTACTGGAGAGTGATTTCCTCCTTGAACAGGATTTTGGGGAGAATGATTACAAGATCATAGGATTCGAGAGAGACTCTG ATTCAGTAACTGCTGACATGGGAATTCCAGCATACGCCTTCAGTGATGAGGACTGCTCCAGTTACAACCGCCTCAGCATGGAAAGTGACTTTGAGGACCCCAGAGACACTGAGAGTGAACGGGAGGATATGGGCGGAGACTCAGCCTTTGCCCCGTACCTCTCATGCCGGCAGTGTGGCCAGCTTCTTGGTGATCCCCTTAGTGGGGCATTAGACGTAGCAGGGCTCTACTGCCTTCAGTGTGGTGGTGAAGCTAAGGGAGCAGAAAAGAAACATACACAGGGAAAGGAAGCTGTGTCTGCTCAGGGCTCCCAGCAGAAAGGACACACAGGGAAGTCTGGCCCTAACCCCTACAAAATTTACTCATGCAAACTGTGCAGCTTTACCTCACGCTACTCCAACCACTTGAAGCggcacatgaaaacacacaatgGCGAGAAGCCATACCAGTGCCAGCACTGCACGTACGCTTCAGCTCAGCTGGTTAACTTGCAGagacatgtgcgcacacacactggggAGAAGCCATACAAATGTGACTACTGTACATTCGCCTGTAACTCCCTGGGCAACCTAAAGAGGCATCGGCGCATGCACACTCAGGAGAAGCCCAACAAGTGTAGCCAGTGTGAATACCGTGCAAGTAGCAGCCACACCCTGAAACGACATATGATGGTACATAAGACCGATGCATCCACAGCCGTGGTGGAAG AGAGTGTTGGGTCTGATCTGAGTCTGCACATTAGTGCTGATTCAGACTTCCTGCAAAGTATTGGGGGTCTGCATGCTGATCGCCACCCCCCGAGTCTGTTGGAGGCTGAGGCTCTAGGCCAGGAATCAGAGCCCATGGCTGAGCTGCTTTTCCCCTTCACATGTCGTGTCTGTGGCTTGGCCCTGGAAGATGAGGATGGAGAAGCCATGCACATCTGCAGCAAGTGCACTCTGGACATGCTAGATAAGAGCTCTCCATCTAGCCCAGAGAAAGGAGACAAACTTTTCTCATGCACTTCATGCCCCTTCATCACACAGTACCCCAACCACCTGGTGCGGCACATGAAGACTCACAGTGGGGAAAAGCCTTACAAATGTCCGCAGTGTAACTACGCCTCAGCCCACTTTGACAACTTGAAACGCCACCACCGTGTGCACACAGGTGAGAAGCCTTACAAGTGCCACCTGTGTGATTATGCTTGTGGAAACCTGGCTAACCTTAAGCGACACGAGCGCATCCACTCTGGTGCCAAGCCCTTCCAGTGTTCCGTGTGCAGCTACAGCTGTAACCAGAGCATGAACCTAAAGCGCCACATGTTACGCCACACTGGCGAGAAACCGTTTAAGTGCCCAGAGTGTGCTTACACTACAGGCCACTGGGACAACTATAAACGGCACCAAAAAAAGCATGGCCACTCCCCTGACGGGTGGATGAAGATGCCATTGCCAGAGAAGGAAGACGAAGAGGAGGAAGGCGAGATGTAG
- the fndc4b gene encoding fibronectin type III domain-containing protein 4 isoform X1, giving the protein MSVLIPALSSLLLLFCCYICLSDANRPAAPVNVSVTHLRANSATVSWNVPEGEAVIGYAISQQRQDGLMQRFIREINTTSRACVLWDLDENTDYIIQVQSIGLHGESQTSKRVHFRTLEKSDHFQSNMVAQGDPSVEGLDISRHLQTGEMLIVTTVLLMWAAVIALFCRQYEIIKDNDSNNHSKEKTKPLSAHSTPDYHNGGLLGNKRTPSAVSIIKV; this is encoded by the exons ATGAGTGTTCTTATCCCTGCTCTCAGTTCTCTCCTGCTCCTGTTCTGCTGCTACATCTGCCTTAGCGATGCAA ACCGGCCTGCTGCTCCTGTCAATGTCTCTGTCACTCACCTGAGAGCAAACTCAGCCACTGTATCCTGGAATGTCCCGGAAGGGGAGGCTGTAATTGGCTATGCCATCTCCCAGCAG AGACAGGATGGTCTCATGCAGCGGTTCATCAGGGAAATTAACACCACCAGTCGTGCTTGTGTGCTATGGGACCTAGATGAGAACACAGACTATATTATTCAGGTGCAGTCTATCGGACTGCATGGGGAGAGCCAAACCAGCAAGAGGGTTCATTTTCGAACCCTTGAAAAATCAGACCATTTCCAGTCTAACATGGTAGCTCAAG GTGACCCCTCAGTAGAAGGTCTTGACATTTCCAGGCACCTTCAGACCGGCGAGATGTTAATCGTTACGACTGTGCTCCTAATGTGGGCAG CGGTGATTGCACTCTTCTGTAGGCAATACGAGATCATCAAAGACAATGACTCAAACAACCACAGTAAGGAGAAGACCAAACCCCTCTCTGCGCACAGCACTCCTGATTACCATAATGGAGGGCTTCTAGGGAACAAG agAACGCCATCAGCAGTTAGTATCATTAAGGTCTGA
- the fndc4b gene encoding fibronectin type III domain-containing protein 4 isoform X2, translated as MSVLIPALSSLLLLFCCYICLSDANRPAAPVNVSVTHLRANSATVSWNVPEGEAVIGYAISQQRQDGLMQRFIREINTTSRACVLWDLDENTDYIIQVQSIGLHGESQTSKRVHFRTLEKSDHFQSNMVAQAVIALFCRQYEIIKDNDSNNHSKEKTKPLSAHSTPDYHNGGLLGNKRTPSAVSIIKV; from the exons ATGAGTGTTCTTATCCCTGCTCTCAGTTCTCTCCTGCTCCTGTTCTGCTGCTACATCTGCCTTAGCGATGCAA ACCGGCCTGCTGCTCCTGTCAATGTCTCTGTCACTCACCTGAGAGCAAACTCAGCCACTGTATCCTGGAATGTCCCGGAAGGGGAGGCTGTAATTGGCTATGCCATCTCCCAGCAG AGACAGGATGGTCTCATGCAGCGGTTCATCAGGGAAATTAACACCACCAGTCGTGCTTGTGTGCTATGGGACCTAGATGAGAACACAGACTATATTATTCAGGTGCAGTCTATCGGACTGCATGGGGAGAGCCAAACCAGCAAGAGGGTTCATTTTCGAACCCTTGAAAAATCAGACCATTTCCAGTCTAACATGGTAGCTCAAG CGGTGATTGCACTCTTCTGTAGGCAATACGAGATCATCAAAGACAATGACTCAAACAACCACAGTAAGGAGAAGACCAAACCCCTCTCTGCGCACAGCACTCCTGATTACCATAATGGAGGGCTTCTAGGGAACAAG agAACGCCATCAGCAGTTAGTATCATTAAGGTCTGA
- the plaat1l gene encoding phospholipase A and acyltransferase 1 — MGLRNSHPKLYPGDILEFPRNKYFSQFGVYYGERDSVPYVAHLTCRDSEAKFLVYGRALNATVKLDPIDVVGKKYKVNNYLDEKHPPRDFYSHIKPEIEDAMTKTFTYDILFHNSEHQATLLRYGVKKSEQIDNVYAKIVRTWREPFQKKKF; from the exons ATGGGTCTG CGTAATTCACACCCAAAGCTCTACCCAGGAGATATACTTGAATTCCCCCGAAACAAGTATTTCTCCCAGTTTGGAGTTTACTATGGAGAAAGAGACAGTGTCCCCTATGTGGCACATTTAACATGCAGAG ACTCTGAGGCAAAGTTCCTGGTCTATGGTCGTGCTTTAAATGCTACTGTGAAGCTGGACCCAATTGATGTAGTtgggaaaaaatacaaagtgAACAATTACTTGGATGAAAAGCACCCACCTCGAGACTTCTACTCCCACATCAAGCCAGAGATTGAAGATGCAATGACTAAAACCTTCACCTATGATATCCTGTTCCACAACAGTGAACACCAGGCAACACTATTACGCTATGGAGTCAAAAAGTCAGAGCAA ATTGACAATGTTTACGCAAAGATAGTTCGAACCTGGCGTGAACCCTTCCAGAAGAAGAAATTTTGA